Proteins encoded within one genomic window of Siniperca chuatsi isolate FFG_IHB_CAS linkage group LG4, ASM2008510v1, whole genome shotgun sequence:
- the myo5c gene encoding unconventional myosin-Vc isoform X4, which translates to MALLELYTGYNRVWIPDAEHVWKSAEIMRDFHFGDNVLELLLEDGTEHCYPVDPSKPQLPPLRNPDILVGENDLTALSYLHEPAVLHNLKVRFVESRIIYTYCGIILVAVNPYKQLSIYGDAIIHAYSGQNMGDMDPHIFAVAEEAYKQMARNHKNQSIIISGESGAGKTVSARFAMRYFAVVSKSGSKTRVEDKVLASNPITEAIGNAKTTRNDNSSRFGKYTEISFDRRYRIIGANMRTYLLEKSRVVFQADNERNYHIFYQMCSCAHLPEFKNLRLLSADKFRYTCMSGEITIDGVDDKKAMEETRQTFSVLGLKEDFQSDVFKVLAAILHLGNVEIRNSGGDKSSVPHVFKLEQEEYMKEDIPWTLIDFYDNQPVIDLIEAKMGILDLLDEECLFPQGTDQSWLQKLFNYLDANPLFEKPRLSNEAFVIQHFADKVEYQCRGFLEKNRDALYEELVDIMRVSKFPFLANFFQEEERSTVNSRGVKVRPARPAVKPANKQLRTSVGDKFCSSLSLLMETLNATTPHYVRCIKPNDEKLPFEYDSRRVVQQLRACGVLETIRISAQSYPSRWTYIEFYSRYSILMSHQEWDLKDKKQTCKDVLQRLIQDPNQYKFGRTKIFFRAGQVAYLEKLRLDRLRGACVTIQKHVRGWSQRRKYLRIREAAIILQEYIRGKRTIRKTVSAAALKMGWGTMVIQRHWRGYRMRQIYQVVRLASITIQAFTRGWMAREQYKKMIEEQKAVVLQKYARAWLARRRFQTMRRLVLNVQLSYRVQQLRKKIEEQNRENHGLMERLTSLANSNSQTMDRLQSLEAQLEKSTNQKASLEAREKKANEDASLTIAQLQKETDALNLEKQNLEKKFEASTKEAKESFDQIKRNLLEEKEYEARLRKIAENNIEIQRQDHEKEVETLKEEIKRLKEERVSLQRKIEEGGQVNSDLQEQVIQLTKHVKAIPELRRDLNNLQNQRNDMDRRMKQQSEQAKAKMNDITRQLLGGVVEEEVILGLTTDHSEKIYEVEDLLEAFDGLQKATRILENHQREQKENYETQVEGLKLKMDHLQNENSKLQNLFQEKSNVNENIRQEVSRLSSENSVIPELKLQISELQRQKQELEAHAEEQNRELADKTEEITNVLQRKIKEESSQRRHFEEKAEELEELKRELQDRVEELEEENDHLKRQRLMESEAKSKQRQETSRLTAENMDLEEQLDQKDRLIKKLQNQIKSLETSQKAKQTSVSAVPKDYLGMLEYKREDESRLIQNIILDLKPKGVVVNMIPGLPAHILFMCVRHADYLNDEVKLKSLMNATIGAVKKVIMSHHKDFELLSFWLSNTYQLLNCLKQYSGEEEFMKQNTPRQKKNCLKNFDLSEHRQILSDVAIHIYHQFITVMEKAVAPAIVPGMLEHESLQGISSMKPTGFRKRSNSIYEDSETYTISSIIQQLSVFHSTMSQHGMEQGLIKQAVKQLFFLVGATTLNNIMLRKDMCSCRKGMQIRCNISYLEEWLKEKELQSSNAMDTLRPLSQAAWLLQVNKSTDDDAKEIAEQCTELNPVQIVKILNSYTPIDDFEKRVTSSFVRKVQSLLQDREGSTQLMLDSDYRFQVMFPFCPSSQALELLQVPSSLHLGFLTRI; encoded by the exons ATGGCTTTGTTGGAACTGTACACCGGG TACAACAGAGTGTGGATACCAGATGCAGAACATGTGTGGAAATCAGCCGAGATTATGAGAGACTTTCATTTTGGGGATAATGTTCTTGAGTTGCTTCTTGAAGATGGCACT GAGCACTGCTACCCTGTTGACCCGTCAAAACCACAACTCCCTCCTCTTCGCAACCCTGACATCTTGGTGGGGGAGAACGACCTCACCGCTCTCAGCTACCTGCACGAACCTGCAGTCCTGCATAACCTTAAAGTGCGATTCGTGGAGTCCAGAATCATCTATACCTACTGTG GTATTATACTGGTGGCTGTAAATCCATACAAACAACTTTCTATCTATGGAGATGCAATCATTCATGCCTACTCAGGCCAGAACATGGGAGACATGGACCCTCATATATTTGCAGTGGCAGAGGAGGCTTACAAACAGATGGCCAG aaacCACAAGAACCAGTCTATCATCATCAGTGGTGAGTCTGGAGCCGGTAAAACTGTGTCTGCTCGATTCGCTATGAGGTACTTTGCTGTTGTAAGCAAATCTGGAAGTAAGACTCGAGTTGAAGACAAAGTCCTGGCATCCAATCCAATAACAGAG GCAATAGGAAATGCAAAGACCACCAGGAATGACAACAGCAGccgttttgggaaatacaccgAGATCAGCTTTGACCGGAGGTACCGGATCATCGGAGCAAACATGAGGACCTATCTCTTAGAGAAATCCAGAGTCGTTTTTCAG GCAGACAACGAGCGAAACTATCACATATTCTACCAGATGTGTTCGTGTGCTCACCTGCCAGAGTTCAAGAATCTAagactgt TGAGTGCAGATAAGTTCCGGTACACCTGCATGAGCGGTGAGATCACTATTGACGGTGTAGATGACAAGAAAGCCATGGAAGAGACTCGACAGACCTTCTCAGTGCTGG gATTGAAGGAGGACTTTCAGTCAGATGTGTTCAAAGTTTTGGCAGCCATTCTGCATTTGGGAAATGTGGAAATCAGAAACTCTGGAGGGGACAAATCATCAGTTCCT CATGTGTTCAAGCTGGAGCAAGAGGAGTACATGAAAGAGGACATCCCATGGACGTTGATAGATTTCTATGACAATCAGCCGGTCATTGACCTGATTGAAGCAAAGATGGGGATCCTTGACTTGCTTGATGAAGAATGTTTG TTTCCTCAGGGCACTGATCAAAGCTGGCTGCAAAAGCTGTTCAACTACCTAGATGCCAATCCTCTGTTTGAGAAGCCCAGGTTATCAAATGAGGCATTTGTGATTCAACACTTTGCAGACAAG GTGGAATATCAATGCAGAGGTTTTCTTGAAAAGAACAGAGACGCTCTCTATGAAGAACTGGTTGACATTATGAGAGTCAGTAAG TTTCCTTTTCTGGCCAACTTTTTCCAAGAGGAGGAGCGAAGCACTGTGAACAGTAGAGGTGTCAAAGTGAGGCCTGCCAGACCTGCAGTGAAACCAGCCAATAAACAGCTGAGAACTTCTGTGGGAGATAAG TTCTGCAGCTCCCTCTCTTTACTGATGGAAACACTGAATGCTACCACCCCTCACTATGTGCGCTGCATTAAGCCCAACGATGAAAAGCTCCCATTTGA ATATGACTCCAGGAGGGTGGTGCAGCAGCTGCGAGCCTGTGGAGTCCTTGAAACGATTCGTATCAGTGCACAGAGCTATCCGTCCAG gTGGACATACATTGAGTTTTACAGCCGATACAGTATCCTAATGTCACATCAGGAGTGGGACCTCAAGGACAAGAAGCAGACCTGCAAGGACGTGCTGCAGAGGCTGATTCAG GACCCCAACCAGTACAAGTTTGGTCGGACAAAGATCTTCTTCCGAGCTGGTCAGGTAGCTTATCTCGAGAAGCTGCGCCTGGACCGACTGAGAGGAGCCTGCGTGACCATCCAGAAACACGTCCGCGGGTGGAGCCAGAGGAGGAAGTACCTGCGCATTAGAGAGGCAGCCATCATCCTCCAAGAGTACATCCGTGGAAAGAGGACAATCCG TAAAACAGTGAGTGCTGCAGCACTGAAGATGGGCTGGGGAACAATGGTGATCCAGAGACACTGGAGAGGTTACCGCATGAGACAGATCTACCAGGTTGTCCGTCTGGCCTCCATCACCATCCAGGCCTTCACACGAGGTTGGATGGCCCGTGAACAGTACAAGAAG ATGATAGAGGAGCAGAAAGCTGTGGTTTTACAGAAGTATGCTAGAGCATGGCTGGCACGGCGGCGTTTTCAAACCATGCGTAGGCTGGTGCTTAACGTTCAGCTCTCCTACAGGGTGCAGCAGCTCAGAAAGAAGATAGAAGAGCAG AACAGAGAGAACCACGGCTTGATGGAAAGACTGACAAGCTTGGCCAACTCCAATTCTCAAACCATGGACAGGCTTCAGAGTCTGGAGGCACAGCTGGAAAAATCAACCAACCAGAAGGCGTCTTTGGAGGCAAGAGAGAAGAAAGCGAATGAAGATGCTAGTCTG ACAATTGCGCAGCTTCAAAAGGAAACAGATGCACTAAACCTTGAAAAGCAGAACTTGGAGAAAAAGTTTGAAGCTTCCACCAAAGAGGCCAAAG AGAGCTTTGATCAAATAAAGAGGAATCTTCTGGAAGAGAAAGAATATGAAGCAAGACTTAGGAA AATTGCAGAGAACAACATTGAGATCCAGAGACAGGACCATGAGAAGGAGGTGGAAACTCTGAAAGAGGAGATAAAGAGATTAAAAGAAGAGAGAGTCAGTCTGCAGAGAAAGATAGAGGAGGGGGGCCaggtgaactctgacctgcAGGAACAGGTCATCCAGCTCACCAAACATGTTAAAGCCATTCCCGAGCTACGCAGAGATCTCAACAACCTGCAAAATCAGAGAAATGACATGGACCGAAGGATGAAGCAACAGTCGGAACAAGCAAAAG CTAAGATGAATGATATTACGAGACAACTTCTTGGTGGTGTTGTTGAAGAGGAGGTTATTTTGGG GCTCACTACCGACCACTCTGAGAAGATTTATGAAGTTGAAGATTTGCTGGAAGCCTTTGATGGCCTACAGAAAGCTACCAG AATACTGGAAAACCACCAGAGGGAGCAGAAGGAAAACTATGAGACACAAGTGGAGGgcttgaaattgaaaatggaCCACCTTCAAAATGAGAACAGCAAGTTGCAAAACCTGTTCCAGGAGAAAAGTAATGTCAATGAGAATATTCGTCAAGAAGTGTCCAGGCTCAGCAGTGAAAACTCA GTTATACCGGAGCTGAAACTGCAGATTTCAGAGCTGCAAAGACAAAAGCAAGAATTGGAGGCTCATGCAGAGGAGCAGAACAGAGAACTAGCAG ACAAAACTGAGGAAATCACTAATGTTCTTCAAAGGAAAATCAAAGAAGAGAGCTCACAACGCAG GCACTTTGAGGAGAAAGCCGAAGAACTGGAGGAGTTGAAGAGGGAGCTCCAAGACCGAGTAGAGGAGCTGGAAGAGGAGAATGATCACTTGAAGAGACAGCGGTTGATGGAGAGCGAGGCCAAGAGCAAACAGAGACAGGAGACTTCACGGTTAACTGCTGAGAATATG GACTTAGAAGAGCAGCTCGACCAGAAAGACAGATTAATAAAGAAACTCCAGAATCAAATAAAGAGCCTTGAAACATCACAGAAAG CGAAGCAAACGTCTGTGTCTGCTGTTCCCAAAGATTACCTTGGCATGTTGGAGTACAAGAGAGAGGATGAATCCAGGCTCATTCAAAACATCATTCTGG ATCTGAAGCCCAAAGGTGTGGTGGTCAATATGATCCCCGGTTTGCCAGCTCACATCCTCTTCATGTGCGTCCGCCATGCCGACTACCTCAATGATGAAGTCAAACTCAAGTCTCTTATGAATGCGACCATTGGTGCTGTCAAAAAGGTCATCATG AGTCACCACAAAGACTTTGAGTTGCTGTCATTCTGGCTGTCAAACACGTATCAGCTGCTCAACTGTCTGAAGCAGTACAGCGGGGAGGAG GAGTTCATGAAGCAAAATACTCCTCGCCAGAAAAAGAACTGCTTGAAGAATTTTGATTTGTCAGAACACAGACAGATTCTCAGCGATGTGGCCATCCACATCTACCATCAGTTTATCACAGTCATGGAAAAGGCCGTCGCTCCTGCAATCG TTCCCGGTATGTTGGAGCACGAAAGTTTACAGGGGATTTCTAGCATGAAGCCGACGGGCTTCAGGAAGCGCTCGAACAGCATCTACGAGGACTCGGAGACGTACACCATCTCCTCCATCATTCAGCAGCTCAGTGTCTTCCACTCCACCATGAGCCAGCATGGCATGGAGCAGGGCCTCATCAAACAGGCTGTCAAGCAACTGTTCTTCCTAGTTGGTGCGACTACCCTCAACAACATCATGCTCCGCAAAGATATGTGTTCCTGCAGGAAAGGAATGCAAATCAg GTGCAACATCAGTTACCTGGAGGAATGGCTGAAGGAGAAGGAACTGCAAAGCTCTAATGCTATGGACACTTTGAGGCCGTTGTCTCAGGCCGCCTGGTTACTGCAAGTCAACAAGTCTACTGATGACGACGCCAAGGAGATCGCTGAACAATGCACTGAGCTCAACCCCGTTCAG ATTGTCAAGATTTTGAACTCCTACACACCCATTGATGATTTTGAGAAAAGGGTGACGTCGTCATTTGTCCGCAAAGTTCAG TCATTGCTACAAGATCGTGAAGGGTCCACACAGCTGATGCTGGACTCAGACTATCGTTTCCAGGTCATGTTTCCTTTCTGCCCGTCCTCGCAGGCTCTGGAGCTGCTGCAGGTCCCGAGCAGCCTTCATCTGGGTTTCCTAACCAGGATCTGA
- the myo5c gene encoding unconventional myosin-Vc isoform X1 — MALLELYTGYNRVWIPDAEHVWKSAEIMRDFHFGDNVLELLLEDGTEHCYPVDPSKPQLPPLRNPDILVGENDLTALSYLHEPAVLHNLKVRFVESRIIYTYCGIILVAVNPYKQLSIYGDAIIHAYSGQNMGDMDPHIFAVAEEAYKQMARNHKNQSIIISGESGAGKTVSARFAMRYFAVVSKSGSKTRVEDKVLASNPITEAIGNAKTTRNDNSSRFGKYTEISFDRRYRIIGANMRTYLLEKSRVVFQADNERNYHIFYQMCSCAHLPEFKNLRLLSADKFRYTCMSGEITIDGVDDKKAMEETRQTFSVLGLKEDFQSDVFKVLAAILHLGNVEIRNSGGDKSSVPPSDPHLVVLCELLGLSAEGLVRWLCHRRIVLAAETLVKPMPKERAVNARDALAKQMYAHLFDCIINRINTALQVPGKQHAFIGVLDIYGFETFDINSFEQFCINYANEKLQQQFNLHVFKLEQEEYMKEDIPWTLIDFYDNQPVIDLIEAKMGILDLLDEECLFPQGTDQSWLQKLFNYLDANPLFEKPRLSNEAFVIQHFADKVEYQCRGFLEKNRDALYEELVDIMRVSKFPFLANFFQEEERSTVNSRGVKVRPARPAVKPANKQLRTSVGDKFCSSLSLLMETLNATTPHYVRCIKPNDEKLPFEYDSRRVVQQLRACGVLETIRISAQSYPSRWTYIEFYSRYSILMSHQEWDLKDKKQTCKDVLQRLIQDPNQYKFGRTKIFFRAGQVAYLEKLRLDRLRGACVTIQKHVRGWSQRRKYLRIREAAIILQEYIRGKRTIRKTVSAAALKMGWGTMVIQRHWRGYRMRQIYQVVRLASITIQAFTRGWMAREQYKKMIEEQKAVVLQKYARAWLARRRFQTMRRLVLNVQLSYRVQQLRKKIEEQNRENHGLMERLTSLANSNSQTMDRLQSLEAQLEKSTNQKASLEAREKKANEDASLTIAQLQKETDALNLEKQNLEKKFEASTKEAKESFDQIKRNLLEEKEYEARLRKIAENNIEIQRQDHEKEVETLKEEIKRLKEERVSLQRKIEEGGQVNSDLQEQVIQLTKHVKAIPELRRDLNNLQNQRNDMDRRMKQQSEQAKAKMNDITRQLLGGVVEEEVILGLTTDHSEKIYEVEDLLEAFDGLQKATRILENHQREQKENYETQVEGLKLKMDHLQNENSKLQNLFQEKSNVNENIRQEVSRLSSENSVIPELKLQISELQRQKQELEAHAEEQNRELADKTEEITNVLQRKIKEESSQRRHFEEKAEELEELKRELQDRVEELEEENDHLKRQRLMESEAKSKQRQETSRLTAENMDLEEQLDQKDRLIKKLQNQIKSLETSQKAKQTSVSAVPKDYLGMLEYKREDESRLIQNIILDLKPKGVVVNMIPGLPAHILFMCVRHADYLNDEVKLKSLMNATIGAVKKVIMSHHKDFELLSFWLSNTYQLLNCLKQYSGEEEFMKQNTPRQKKNCLKNFDLSEHRQILSDVAIHIYHQFITVMEKAVAPAIVPGMLEHESLQGISSMKPTGFRKRSNSIYEDSETYTISSIIQQLSVFHSTMSQHGMEQGLIKQAVKQLFFLVGATTLNNIMLRKDMCSCRKGMQIRCNISYLEEWLKEKELQSSNAMDTLRPLSQAAWLLQVNKSTDDDAKEIAEQCTELNPVQIVKILNSYTPIDDFEKRVTSSFVRKVQSLLQDREGSTQLMLDSDYRFQVMFPFCPSSQALELLQVPSSLHLGFLTRI; from the exons ATGGCTTTGTTGGAACTGTACACCGGG TACAACAGAGTGTGGATACCAGATGCAGAACATGTGTGGAAATCAGCCGAGATTATGAGAGACTTTCATTTTGGGGATAATGTTCTTGAGTTGCTTCTTGAAGATGGCACT GAGCACTGCTACCCTGTTGACCCGTCAAAACCACAACTCCCTCCTCTTCGCAACCCTGACATCTTGGTGGGGGAGAACGACCTCACCGCTCTCAGCTACCTGCACGAACCTGCAGTCCTGCATAACCTTAAAGTGCGATTCGTGGAGTCCAGAATCATCTATACCTACTGTG GTATTATACTGGTGGCTGTAAATCCATACAAACAACTTTCTATCTATGGAGATGCAATCATTCATGCCTACTCAGGCCAGAACATGGGAGACATGGACCCTCATATATTTGCAGTGGCAGAGGAGGCTTACAAACAGATGGCCAG aaacCACAAGAACCAGTCTATCATCATCAGTGGTGAGTCTGGAGCCGGTAAAACTGTGTCTGCTCGATTCGCTATGAGGTACTTTGCTGTTGTAAGCAAATCTGGAAGTAAGACTCGAGTTGAAGACAAAGTCCTGGCATCCAATCCAATAACAGAG GCAATAGGAAATGCAAAGACCACCAGGAATGACAACAGCAGccgttttgggaaatacaccgAGATCAGCTTTGACCGGAGGTACCGGATCATCGGAGCAAACATGAGGACCTATCTCTTAGAGAAATCCAGAGTCGTTTTTCAG GCAGACAACGAGCGAAACTATCACATATTCTACCAGATGTGTTCGTGTGCTCACCTGCCAGAGTTCAAGAATCTAagactgt TGAGTGCAGATAAGTTCCGGTACACCTGCATGAGCGGTGAGATCACTATTGACGGTGTAGATGACAAGAAAGCCATGGAAGAGACTCGACAGACCTTCTCAGTGCTGG gATTGAAGGAGGACTTTCAGTCAGATGTGTTCAAAGTTTTGGCAGCCATTCTGCATTTGGGAAATGTGGAAATCAGAAACTCTGGAGGGGACAAATCATCAGTTCCT CCCAGTGATCCACACCTGGTAGTCTTATGTGAGTTGCTGGGTCTGAGCGCAGAGGGGTTGGTGCGTTGGTTGTGCCATCGGAGGATCGTTTTGGCGGCTGAGACGTTGGTGAAGCCGATGCCCAAGGAGCGGGCAGTAAATGCCAGAGATGCACTTGCCAAGCAGATGTATGCCCATCTGTTTGACTGTATTATTAACAGGATAAACACAGCACTGCAGGTTCCAGGAAAGCAACACGCTTTCATAGGTGTTCTGGACATTTATGG CTTTGAAACATTTGACATCAACAGCTTTGAACAGTTTTGTATCAACTATGCAAATGAAAAGCTTCAACAGCAGTTTAACTTG CATGTGTTCAAGCTGGAGCAAGAGGAGTACATGAAAGAGGACATCCCATGGACGTTGATAGATTTCTATGACAATCAGCCGGTCATTGACCTGATTGAAGCAAAGATGGGGATCCTTGACTTGCTTGATGAAGAATGTTTG TTTCCTCAGGGCACTGATCAAAGCTGGCTGCAAAAGCTGTTCAACTACCTAGATGCCAATCCTCTGTTTGAGAAGCCCAGGTTATCAAATGAGGCATTTGTGATTCAACACTTTGCAGACAAG GTGGAATATCAATGCAGAGGTTTTCTTGAAAAGAACAGAGACGCTCTCTATGAAGAACTGGTTGACATTATGAGAGTCAGTAAG TTTCCTTTTCTGGCCAACTTTTTCCAAGAGGAGGAGCGAAGCACTGTGAACAGTAGAGGTGTCAAAGTGAGGCCTGCCAGACCTGCAGTGAAACCAGCCAATAAACAGCTGAGAACTTCTGTGGGAGATAAG TTCTGCAGCTCCCTCTCTTTACTGATGGAAACACTGAATGCTACCACCCCTCACTATGTGCGCTGCATTAAGCCCAACGATGAAAAGCTCCCATTTGA ATATGACTCCAGGAGGGTGGTGCAGCAGCTGCGAGCCTGTGGAGTCCTTGAAACGATTCGTATCAGTGCACAGAGCTATCCGTCCAG gTGGACATACATTGAGTTTTACAGCCGATACAGTATCCTAATGTCACATCAGGAGTGGGACCTCAAGGACAAGAAGCAGACCTGCAAGGACGTGCTGCAGAGGCTGATTCAG GACCCCAACCAGTACAAGTTTGGTCGGACAAAGATCTTCTTCCGAGCTGGTCAGGTAGCTTATCTCGAGAAGCTGCGCCTGGACCGACTGAGAGGAGCCTGCGTGACCATCCAGAAACACGTCCGCGGGTGGAGCCAGAGGAGGAAGTACCTGCGCATTAGAGAGGCAGCCATCATCCTCCAAGAGTACATCCGTGGAAAGAGGACAATCCG TAAAACAGTGAGTGCTGCAGCACTGAAGATGGGCTGGGGAACAATGGTGATCCAGAGACACTGGAGAGGTTACCGCATGAGACAGATCTACCAGGTTGTCCGTCTGGCCTCCATCACCATCCAGGCCTTCACACGAGGTTGGATGGCCCGTGAACAGTACAAGAAG ATGATAGAGGAGCAGAAAGCTGTGGTTTTACAGAAGTATGCTAGAGCATGGCTGGCACGGCGGCGTTTTCAAACCATGCGTAGGCTGGTGCTTAACGTTCAGCTCTCCTACAGGGTGCAGCAGCTCAGAAAGAAGATAGAAGAGCAG AACAGAGAGAACCACGGCTTGATGGAAAGACTGACAAGCTTGGCCAACTCCAATTCTCAAACCATGGACAGGCTTCAGAGTCTGGAGGCACAGCTGGAAAAATCAACCAACCAGAAGGCGTCTTTGGAGGCAAGAGAGAAGAAAGCGAATGAAGATGCTAGTCTG ACAATTGCGCAGCTTCAAAAGGAAACAGATGCACTAAACCTTGAAAAGCAGAACTTGGAGAAAAAGTTTGAAGCTTCCACCAAAGAGGCCAAAG AGAGCTTTGATCAAATAAAGAGGAATCTTCTGGAAGAGAAAGAATATGAAGCAAGACTTAGGAA AATTGCAGAGAACAACATTGAGATCCAGAGACAGGACCATGAGAAGGAGGTGGAAACTCTGAAAGAGGAGATAAAGAGATTAAAAGAAGAGAGAGTCAGTCTGCAGAGAAAGATAGAGGAGGGGGGCCaggtgaactctgacctgcAGGAACAGGTCATCCAGCTCACCAAACATGTTAAAGCCATTCCCGAGCTACGCAGAGATCTCAACAACCTGCAAAATCAGAGAAATGACATGGACCGAAGGATGAAGCAACAGTCGGAACAAGCAAAAG CTAAGATGAATGATATTACGAGACAACTTCTTGGTGGTGTTGTTGAAGAGGAGGTTATTTTGGG GCTCACTACCGACCACTCTGAGAAGATTTATGAAGTTGAAGATTTGCTGGAAGCCTTTGATGGCCTACAGAAAGCTACCAG AATACTGGAAAACCACCAGAGGGAGCAGAAGGAAAACTATGAGACACAAGTGGAGGgcttgaaattgaaaatggaCCACCTTCAAAATGAGAACAGCAAGTTGCAAAACCTGTTCCAGGAGAAAAGTAATGTCAATGAGAATATTCGTCAAGAAGTGTCCAGGCTCAGCAGTGAAAACTCA GTTATACCGGAGCTGAAACTGCAGATTTCAGAGCTGCAAAGACAAAAGCAAGAATTGGAGGCTCATGCAGAGGAGCAGAACAGAGAACTAGCAG ACAAAACTGAGGAAATCACTAATGTTCTTCAAAGGAAAATCAAAGAAGAGAGCTCACAACGCAG GCACTTTGAGGAGAAAGCCGAAGAACTGGAGGAGTTGAAGAGGGAGCTCCAAGACCGAGTAGAGGAGCTGGAAGAGGAGAATGATCACTTGAAGAGACAGCGGTTGATGGAGAGCGAGGCCAAGAGCAAACAGAGACAGGAGACTTCACGGTTAACTGCTGAGAATATG GACTTAGAAGAGCAGCTCGACCAGAAAGACAGATTAATAAAGAAACTCCAGAATCAAATAAAGAGCCTTGAAACATCACAGAAAG CGAAGCAAACGTCTGTGTCTGCTGTTCCCAAAGATTACCTTGGCATGTTGGAGTACAAGAGAGAGGATGAATCCAGGCTCATTCAAAACATCATTCTGG ATCTGAAGCCCAAAGGTGTGGTGGTCAATATGATCCCCGGTTTGCCAGCTCACATCCTCTTCATGTGCGTCCGCCATGCCGACTACCTCAATGATGAAGTCAAACTCAAGTCTCTTATGAATGCGACCATTGGTGCTGTCAAAAAGGTCATCATG AGTCACCACAAAGACTTTGAGTTGCTGTCATTCTGGCTGTCAAACACGTATCAGCTGCTCAACTGTCTGAAGCAGTACAGCGGGGAGGAG GAGTTCATGAAGCAAAATACTCCTCGCCAGAAAAAGAACTGCTTGAAGAATTTTGATTTGTCAGAACACAGACAGATTCTCAGCGATGTGGCCATCCACATCTACCATCAGTTTATCACAGTCATGGAAAAGGCCGTCGCTCCTGCAATCG TTCCCGGTATGTTGGAGCACGAAAGTTTACAGGGGATTTCTAGCATGAAGCCGACGGGCTTCAGGAAGCGCTCGAACAGCATCTACGAGGACTCGGAGACGTACACCATCTCCTCCATCATTCAGCAGCTCAGTGTCTTCCACTCCACCATGAGCCAGCATGGCATGGAGCAGGGCCTCATCAAACAGGCTGTCAAGCAACTGTTCTTCCTAGTTGGTGCGACTACCCTCAACAACATCATGCTCCGCAAAGATATGTGTTCCTGCAGGAAAGGAATGCAAATCAg GTGCAACATCAGTTACCTGGAGGAATGGCTGAAGGAGAAGGAACTGCAAAGCTCTAATGCTATGGACACTTTGAGGCCGTTGTCTCAGGCCGCCTGGTTACTGCAAGTCAACAAGTCTACTGATGACGACGCCAAGGAGATCGCTGAACAATGCACTGAGCTCAACCCCGTTCAG ATTGTCAAGATTTTGAACTCCTACACACCCATTGATGATTTTGAGAAAAGGGTGACGTCGTCATTTGTCCGCAAAGTTCAG TCATTGCTACAAGATCGTGAAGGGTCCACACAGCTGATGCTGGACTCAGACTATCGTTTCCAGGTCATGTTTCCTTTCTGCCCGTCCTCGCAGGCTCTGGAGCTGCTGCAGGTCCCGAGCAGCCTTCATCTGGGTTTCCTAACCAGGATCTGA